The DNA sequence CTTCCAGTTTTGTTTCACTAAATTCCAGCTCAGTGAGCCACTGATTGGTGCCGTGAACAGTTGCTAGTGCACCACAAGAAGCAGGTACAACCTTTAGAGAACATACTAATGACCTCATTACTTTATTCATgctctcccccaaaacaaaagaaactaaCCAAAAAATTTACATGAACACAAACAACAAATTCTCCTGCTCTCAGTTACCTCAATGTCTATAAGATACAGTTTGGCTGTTTTAATCCTTCACACAGAAACTTCATTCCAGAATCTTCCAGGGTGTTTTTTACAAATCCCAAATCTGTCAGATACTGGTTGGTTTCAAACACTAAGGCAAGGTCTCTTCCATAAGAGGCTGTGAGGTGGCAGAAAATCAGTCTGTGTGGAGAAAAAGCATTTCAGAGGAGAAAATAGAACTCTCTATGAAGGTACTTGTTTGCCTCATTACTGACGTAATGAATTATTTCAATTCATTCAGCAATTAATTTATTAGGTGCTAACCACTGTGCAAgatgtgaaaacacagaaataattaAGATGCAGCCTAGATTCTGCCCTCAAGGAATGCCCAGTTAATAgggaaaatttttagaaaatcatGAATTATAATACAGTGTGGAAAGTACTGCATGTGGTACGCACAAGGCACCATGGAGACACAGAAAAGTGGCACAATCCAGCCTAGCCTGTGGGAAGGGGTTGGAGGATCAAGAAATACTTATAAGAGGCGCGAACACTTTAGTTCTGCTTGAAAGGGTAATAAAGACTGAACAGGAATTAGGTGGTTGAGGAGAATGGGAGTGGGGAGAGCAGGCGACGCTGAGGAACAACCTGTTCATAAAGCAGCCTGTGCAAAAGCCAGGAGGCAAGAGAGGGGAGGCTTCAGTTGAGAAACTGTCAGTTACTTGCTATGGGCTACTTTATAACACTGGAAGATAATATCAAACTGTTAACAATGGTTATCTTCCAGGTAGGAGGGAAGGGTTGGATTATATAGGGAAACATTTACTTTCTAGTATTTAAATGATCAGAAATTATCAGAAATAAACAGTTtaagaaatgtgaaaaacatAATAcgtttattataaataaattttacaatagagaaaaatagagaataaaattttttgagaaaGTACTGTATCCTTACCACCCAAAAATAACCACTGTTAAAACTTTGGTATGTAACTTTGCAGACTTtaaatgcatgcatacatataagACACTtgctcggacacgactgagtgacttcactttcactttctatatgcTTCCACTCCTTTCTCCAAGATCATAGAAACATATGGATGCGCACATGCTCCTGCGCATGTGCGCGCACGCTCCCGCGCACACAGAGGATTTGcacattttacaaaaatatagtgaagtcgcttagtcatgtccgactgtttgcaaccccatgtactgtagctgaccaggctcctctgtccatgggattttccaggaaagagtactggagtcggttgccatttccttctccagaggatcttcccgacccagggatcgtacctgggtctcccgcgttgtaggcagatgctttgctgtctgagccactggggaagtacCTATTTACAAACATGGGACCAGAGAAAACATTACTACTTTACATACATTTTGTCATTCAGTCCTCAGGCTGATAGATAAAAACTGAGACAGTCACAGCACATTATATAGTAAGTGGTAAAGTAGTACTCAACCTACGAGCTGGCAAGTTTATCTTCTAGGCTTGGAAATACCATCAGAAGCTAACAGAGTCAGGTCCTTATGACAGGGTACGGGCAAGAGACAAACCTGGTGCACAACGGCTGCAAGCAGGgccgggggggagggggtgggggaacggtggtggtggcagtggtggcAGAGGTGGTACACGCTGGAAGTAAACAAATTCAAGACACGAGCATGTTTTGGGAATGGATAtggccagagacattacttggccaacaaaggtccatctagtcaaggctatggtttttccagtggtcatgtgtggatgtgagagttggactgtgaagaaagctgagcaccgaagaattgatgcttttgaagtgtggtgttggagaagactcttgagagtcccttggactgcaaggagatccaaccagtccgttctgaaggagatcagccctgggatttctttggaaggaatgatgctaaagctgaaactccagtactttggccaccgcatgcgaagagttgactcactggaaaagactctgatgctgggagggattgggggcaggaggagaaggggacgccagaggatgagatggctggatggcatcacagactcgatggacgtgagtctgagtgaactccgggagatggtgatggacagggaagcctggcgtgctgcgattcatggggtcccaaagagtcggacacgactgagcgactgaactgaattgaactgaggcgATGGGGAATGAGGCGGTAGTCAGGTTCCACTTCCTGCCTCCAGGGGGCAACCGAGGCCACTGAGAGATGGGGGCTATTTCCTGTTCCAGAATATTCCATCTCTAGAAGGGTCCGGCCCCTGAGTGGGACAAACCATTATGATGGGGGGTTGAGAATTTTGGTATTTGATTACAAGCGCTTCATGTTCTTGGTTCTGAGTCTTTTCCGACCACTCCTATTTCTTCCCACCTTCAAACACTTGCAATACTGCAGGAGGTTCCCTTAtgtctgggggaggggagaaaatctTCTACACGCACCCCCCTCACCCTCGCAGTTTCTGGGAGTTGGAACATTCCCGAGGTTTTTACCTCGAAGGGTAGGCCGGAGTTTTTCTTTCCTTGGTGCCTTCGAGGAGAGAGAGGTACCTTTTGGGTGTGGTAGACGGTTTTGTTTGGCCTGTACTCTCACTGGTCAGGAGGTGAGGTTTGGTGGGAGGCGTCCTGGGGCAGGGCAAAGGGTCTTTAGGAGGGTGTACCATGTGGGGGGAAGCAAGCGGAGAAGAGGAGAttcatggggtgggggaggggagggggactgATTCATTCATCCCCACAGAGCCAGCCAAGCCCCAAAGGCACTCAGTCGTCATGGCCTTGAAATCTGAGGACGTCAGTAGTGGGTTCCGGCATGGCAAAGTGATGGCTTTCATCAACGAGAGGATGTCCAGGCACGCGAAAGGCCCTGAGTTCTACCTTGAGAATCTTTCTCTGTCCTGGGAGAAGGTGGAAGACAAGCTCAGGGCCATCCTGGAGGACCGCCTGGTGCCCAGCCAGGCCAAAGAGGCCTGTGCCTGGAGCAGCCTGGCCCTGGGCGTGCGCTTCGCCTACAAGCAGAGCCAGTTACACAGGCACAGGGTGCAGTGGCTGCACGACTTCGCCGGACTGCACAGGTCGGCAGCTCAGGCGTTGGCCTCAGACCTGACGTTGCTCGCGCACAGCATGAGGTGGAACGCAAGGAGGCGGCCTTCCGGCTGCAGCTGACCCAGGCCAGCCTAGCGGAAGTGCAGAAAGAGCGGGACCTCCTGAAGTGGAAGATCTTCAAGGCCGTGAGATTACCGTCGCCTGCCCCGcgcccccccgccgccccggcgcgccccgccccccgcccccccgcgccccgccgccccgcgcgcgcccccgcgcccccgcgcgcccccccccgcccgcgcgccccccgccccccccgcgcgcccccccgcccgccccccgcgcgccccccgccccccgcgcgccgcccgcccgccccccgCGCCTCCGCGCCCCCCCGCGCCTCCCGCCCCCCCCCGCGCCTCCCGCCCCCCCCCGCGCCTCCCGCCCCCCCCGCGCCTCCCGCCCCCCCCCGCGCCTCCCGCCCCcccccgcgcgccccgcccccgcccattCCGTCCTGCTGCCCTGCCCCCCGCTCCACcctttccccccgccccccccccccgcacccccgCCCCATGTCAGGGCAGGTCGCAACTCTGCTCACTTCCTTCCAGGAGCTGCGGTCTTCCCAGGCGGCACCAGTCACAGAGGGGCCAAGCCGGGCCCCTGCCGGTGGGGCTGGAACAGAAGGAACAagtgaagaggaggaagagacaggggccactgctactactgctgcagCTTCTGAAGCCACAGGAGGAGGAAGACAGGATGATGCAGAGGGGGCGGAAGCTGCCAAGGGGGCAGAAGATCTGAGTGCAGACCTTATGCAGCTTCTTGGAGTTGTAGACCAGAAAAATTACACTTCTGgcgggcagagggagggagattTTGGGTCAGTGGAAACAGCCATGTATTCTCTCTCTGGGATGCTCAAGCCCGAGGCAACAGTCTCACCTGAACCCCTTCCTGTCCAGCTCCCTGCCTCATTCACATACTCATACTCATGCCCCTTATCCCCCTTCCCGGATGCACCAACACCATCCCCACACACATCTCCACCACAAGCACTGTTCAGAGCAGGAGCTTCATCTCAGACATCTCCCCACTGGGGAGCCTCTGATTTTAGCTTGTGGTCTGATGGAGGGATCCAGGGAATAGACCCTCAAGGAGGAGACAGGAACGACTCTGATCCCCTTCAGCAGCTAAGACTTCCAGTATTTCGCAGGCCTGGGAATTGGGATTGCCCTTGGTGTAAATCTGTTAATTTTTCACTGAGGGGAAATTGTTTCCACTGTGGAAAGTGTATCTGACTACAGAGCCCTCAAGTGAATTCAGAAATgtgaaacaacaaaaatacattcaGCGGGgggaaaggtgggggaggggactgtGTGGTGTGGAGtcaggggaagagagggagaatgAGGTTAGGGGAGGAGGGTAGGAGTTGAGGAGGGTGTAGACAGTCTACACCCTCCCCAACTCCTACCCCATTTCCCACCCTCGTTGACCCCCTTTGtgttccaggggcttccctggtggtgcagacaggaaggaatctgcctgcaatgcaggagaccctggatcaatcccctgggtcaggaagatcctctggagaaggaaatggcaatccactccagtattcttgcctagagaattctttggacagaggagcctggcaggctacagtccatagagtcacaaaaagtcacacacgactgagcaagtatcCACACCGCAGAACTGCTGCAGCTtctgtttgtatttcttttcccaaCCCTAGTATCTGTTGGACTTGGGCAGCCAGTATATAACACTCCcactccctacccccacccccacactaaGCTGTAGATGATTGGACCAGGAATGGACATTTGACCAATCCTGAGCCAAACAGTTTCACATGGGACATGTGACCCATCCTGAACCAAATATTCTGAGAATCTGAACAGAGGCAGATTCCATAGTCCAGATGATGTTGGGAAGTGAAGCAGTGGGTCACTGGGAGTTGGGGTCAAGGTCAGAGTCATGAACACCAAGGCCACAGCTGAGACCTGGCCCTGGCTGTGGGGGAACAGAACTGTGTGCTTTACAGAGGCCAGGTGTCTTTTAGAGAATGACACTGTGAGGGcccaggaagcagagaggcaCAGACAAGCAGAGAAGAGTTGAtcctgtgaccccagagatggcgaGTGACAGCCTGACCACTTTTCCACTTCTGCAGTTTTGCTGAGTGAAAATCCACAGCAATCCTCTGTTCTTTAAGCTAACTTGAACAAGTTCTTGTTCTGGGCAACCAGATTTTTGCCAAGCCAGAAATTTATACCAGAAGAGAAGTTGCAAATTGTAAACCATCAAAGATGTTGGAACTGACTGGTGAGGTGCATCAGGGAGTGATGGGTAGTGGGGCTTCCTGCATCCCAAGGCTCCAGGAATGAATTGGACAAGCAGCTCATTCATGTTCTGAGAGTTACATGAGAAACAAAGCAGGCCTGAGGTTAACCCTGGGCTTACAACAGGGCAGAGATTCACCTCCTAAGGGAATCCCTCAGGGCTTTGTACAGAGGACGCCAGCACCAGCTGCAAACAAGGACTGTTATCGTTGTTCAGCCTCATGAGAGGAGAATCCTCCCCAGTCCCCACTTGGGGACAGGCAGATCTGAACAGGGAACTTGTACCACTTCCAAGGTGAGTCAGCAACTGATAGTGCCTGGAGGGTTTGCTGGTCTAGACCACTGAACAAAGGATGCCATCCTGAGATTTTTCTCCCCTCATCACCAGATTACAGTGGGAGGGGAGTCTGGCTACAAAGCTCCTAGTAAATTCAGAAATGCGTAATAGAACATACCCTGATGGGAAATCAATttccagagggagggggtagAAGGGGGAGGATGGTGTGCATCTCCCCATCTGATGCCTATAAGCTgtgttactgctactgctaagtcgcttcagtcgtgtccgacactgtgcgaccccatagacggcagcccaccaggctcccacgtccctgggattctccagacaagaacactggagtgggttgccatttccttctccaatgcatcaaagtgaaaagtgaaagtgaagtcgctcagttgtatctgactcttagtgaccccatggactgcagcctaccaggctcctccatccatgggattttccaggcaagagcactggagtggggtgccattgctttctccaataaGCTGTGTTGAGGGGAGCTAAATGTATGTTTTAGCCCACAGATGGAAGGATGGATCAAACTGAGACAAATGGACATCGCCTTGGACATCGCCTGGGGACTGTTGACCTAGATACTGAAGCTGTCGTAACCTGGGACACCCCTGCAGTAACTGGATGTGACTTTGGGCTATATCTGGTTAGAGCACATGTTAACAGTCATCAGGATTAGAGGCAAGATCTCTATCTTCCACTTGTCAGAAATTTCTCTGGGCTTGTTTATATCTTAGGCACTGTTTCCAAACCTCAGAACTCTTTGACATTTGAAGTTAGATAATCATTGTTTCAAGAGGCTGTCCAATATACTAGGATGTTTGGCACAATATTTGGCAcaatccctggcctctacctacTAGATGTCAGTAGCACCTCACCCCCACCAAAACAACTCttgacaaccaaaaatatcttTATATGTTGCCACATGTCCACTGGATGGCAAAACTGCACTGATTGGGAACCATGGAGGCAATGAAATACTTGGGAGTAGTTGAAACGGGGAAGAAAGTTGCAAGGGGTGGGACACTAAGAGAGGAAAAGTGTTCATTGGGTCTGGCCACGTCTGATCTTTAAGCCAATCTGGCTGGGGGGTGGGCAGAAGCCCAACTGCAAGGACTGAGGAGTGAGCAGAAGTGAGGAAGTGCAGTTACTGAGGGGGGGGGGTGTTCTTCAAGGACCCTTGACTGTGAGGTAGATCCTACATACTGTATTGGAGGCATGTCCACT is a window from the Capra hircus breed San Clemente chromosome X unlocalized genomic scaffold, ASM170441v1, whole genome shotgun sequence genome containing:
- the TEX13B gene encoding LOW QUALITY PROTEIN: testis-expressed sequence 13B protein (The sequence of the model RefSeq protein was modified relative to this genomic sequence to represent the inferred CDS: inserted 1 base in 1 codon), which gives rise to MWGEASGEEEIHGVGEGRGTDSFIPTEPAKPQRHSVVMALKSEDVSSGFRHGKVMAFINERMSRHAKGPEFYLENLSLSWEKVEDKLRAILEDRLVPSQAKEACAWSSLALGVRFAYKQSQLHRHRVQWLHDFAGLHRSAAQALASDLTXARAQHEVERKEAAFRLQLTQASLAEVQKERDLLKWKIFKAVRLPSPAPRPPAAPAR